From one Lotus japonicus ecotype B-129 chromosome 3, LjGifu_v1.2 genomic stretch:
- the LOC130743378 gene encoding UDP-glucuronic acid decarboxylase 5 gives MATNSSNGNHQTTTKQPPSPSPLRFSKFFQSNMRILVTGGAGFIGSHLVDRLMENEKNEVIVADNYFTGSKDNLKKWIGHPRFELIRHDVTEPLLIEVDQIYHLACPASPIFYKYNPVKTIKTNVIGTLNMLGLAKRVGARILLTSTSEVYGDPLLHPQPESYWGNVNPIGVRSCYDEGKRVAETLMFDYHRQHGIEIRIARIFNTYGPRMNIDDGRVVSNFIAQALRGEPLTVQSPGTQTRSFCYVSDLVDGLIRLMEGSDTGPINLGNPGEFTMTELAETVKELINPKVEIKMVENTPDDPRQRKPDITKAKELLGWEPKVKLRDGLPLMEEDFRLRLGVNKNI, from the exons ATGGCAACCAATTCTTCTAATGGGAACCACCAAACAACAACAAAGCAACCACCCTCGCCATCTCCCTTGCGCTTTTCCAAATTCTTTCAG TCCAACATGAGAATCTTGGTTACTGGAGGAGCTGGATTCATCGGATCGCACCTAGTTGACAGATtgatggaaaatgaaaaaaatgag GTCATTGTTGCTGATAACTACTTCACTGGATCGAAGGACAACCTCAAAAAATGGATTGGTCATCCAAGATTTGAGCTAATCCGTCACG ATGTCACGGAGCCTTTGTTGATTGAGGTTGATCAGATTTACCATCTGGCATGCCCTGCCTCTCCTATTTTCTACAAATACAATCCAGTGAAG ACAATAAAGACGAATGTGATCGGCACACTGAATATGCTAGGGCTTGCAAAGCGAGTAGGAGCAAG AATTTTACTTACATCAACTTCAGAGGTATATGGTGATCCTCTTTTGCATCCCCAACCTGAAAGCTATTGGGGCAATGTTAACCCTATTG GAGTTCGTAGTTGCTATGATGAGGGGAAACGTGTGGCTGAGACTTTGATGTTTGATTATCATAGGCAGCATGGGATTG AAATACGCATTGCAAGAATCTTTAACACATATGGACCGCGCATGAATATTGATGATGGGCGGGTTGTTAGCAACTTCATTGCTCAAGCACTTCG TGGTGAACCCTTGACAGTTCAATCTCCAGGAACGCAAACGCGAAGTTTCTGCTATGTCTCTGACCTG GTTGATGGCCTTATCCGTCTCATGGAAGGTTCAGATACTGGACCTATCAACCTTGGAAATCCTG GTGAATTTACAATGACTGAACTTGCCGAGACAGTGAAAGAG CTTATCAATCCAAAAGTGGAGATCAAGATGGTGGAGAACACTCCTGATGATCCGCGACAAAGAAAACCGGACATAACTAAAGCAAAGGAATTGTTGGGCTGGGAGCCTAAGGTCAAGTTACGGGACGGTCTTCCTCTTATGGAAGAGGATTTCCGTCTGAGGCTTGGAGTTAACAAAAACATTTAA
- the LOC130743379 gene encoding uncharacterized protein LOC130743379 has protein sequence MDQKSALQLKLISFTMPSLWQECLSSAFRAALACTIVGAVTLFAPPSIQSLITFPAFSYVTVILLIINDAALGDSLRGCWLALYATVQSLGPAMLSLWVVGPERFSKGTISVTVAVAAFVVVLPSNHTSHLVAKRISLGQIVLVYVIGYANGEKTDPIMHPVRLAASTALGVVACVLALLLPYPRLACYEVSRNYKLLTKNILKRLNLLVKAISEEDKSSALGFTSHAKSLVAKRTKFLSNITRYQVGMQWERLPIKIFRQSCTNLGEKLEEVDTSLRGMQLALTHTKSFPVSTLDQNLKHGLNRLEEHVTLTIKQAKHTSLGGSLTVPEPNAKTITHFLQSLHTMPTTLKELPIFFFLFCAKLLHKNEPPSTCPPKAQQKQSNWASTLKSTNFIAAFKYSLSLGLSVFMGLLYSKKDGFWAGLPVAVSYVSGREATLRAANVKYQGTVLGTVYGVLGWFVFERVLPLRLFALVPWFIFTSFLQRSKMYGPAGGISAVIGAVLILGRENFGPPKEFALARIVETVIGLSCSIFVDLLFRPKRASSCAKLELSQCLATLGDSIGLFSLANKTDLDLKDNQKRLKMQVNELRKFVGEAEAEPNFWFLPFHSPCYNKLLGSFLRLVDILHFGAYALKLLQQELVEVEDGMDVLQDELGHVNKLVCSSIKCLEEISMMKSLTFLEKELEKKSNVMSSCDLESGKLTCMLSSLGEAWIGETIGGFLQRSRDVVDNLYGDEGEREVKSEIVLSLCALGFCLSACMQEAIEIEGAIRELVHWENPSREINLCDISCKLKALNK, from the exons ATGGATCAGAAATCAGCACTCCAACTGAAACTGATAAGCTTCACCATGCCATCTTTATGGCAAGAGTGTCTCTCCTCAGCCTTCCGCGCCGCCTTAGCCTGCACCATAGTGGGTGCTGTCACCCTCTTCGCACCACCCTCAATCCAATCCCTCATAACCTTCCCTGCATTCTCCTACGTCACAGTGATCCTCCTCATCATAAACGACGCCGCTTTGGGTGACTCCTTGCGCGGCTGCTGGCTCGCGCTTTACGCCACGGTGCAGAGCCTAGGCCCGGCCATGTTGAGCTTGTGGGTTGTCGGGCCTGAACGATTCTCTAAGGGGACGATATCGGTGACAGTGGCGGTCGCGGCGTTTGTGGTGGTGCTGCCTTCGAATCATACTTCGCATTTGGTGGCGAAGCGGATATCGTTGGGGCAGATTGTGCTGGTTTACGTGATAGGTTATGCGAATGGTGAGAAAACTGATCCTATCATGCACCCTGTTCGTTTGGCTGCTAGTACTGCCTTGGGAGTTGTAGCTTGTGTTCTGGCTTTGCTTCTTCCTTATCCACGTCTTGCTTGCTACGAG GTGAGTAGGAACTACAAGCTGTTAACAAAAAACATCTTGAAGAGATTGAATCTTCTGGTGAAGGCAATAAGCGAGGAGGACAAGAGTTCTGCACTTGGATTTACCTCTCATGCCAAGTCTCTGGTAGCAAAGCGAACCAAGTTCCTTTCAAACATCACGCGCTACCAA GTGGGAATGCAGTGGGAGAGACTTCCAATTAAAATTTTCAGACAAAGTTGCACCAACCTTGGAGAAAAACTTGAAGAGGTGGACACAAGTTTGAGAGGAATGCAATTAGCTTTAACTCACACCAAGTCATTCCCGGTCAGCACTCTAGACCAAAACCTAAAACATGGTCTCAACAGGCTTGAGGAACATGTCACTTTAACCATCAAACAAGCCAAACACACCTCCCTTGGCGGGTCACTAACCGTACCCGAACCCAACGCAAAAACCATAACCCATTTCCTCCAATCCCTTCACACCATGCCAACAACACTCAAAGAACTACccatctttttcttcttattctGCGCCAAACTCCTCCACAAGAATGAACCTCCATCAACATGTCCTCCAAAAGCCCAACAAAAACAATCTAATTGGGCCTCAACGTTAAAAAGTACCAATTTTATAGCGGCGTTTAAGTACTCCCTCTCCCTGGGCCTATCTGTATTCATGGGCTTATTGTACAGCAAAAAAGACGGGTTCTGGGCTGGGCTTCCAGTGGCCGTGAGCTATGTTTCTGGGAGGGAAGCTACACTCAGAGCAGCGAATGTGAAATACCAAGGGACTGTGTTGGGAACTGTGTACGGAGTCTTGGGCTGGTTCGTGTTTGAGAGAGTGTTGCCGTTGAGACTCTTCGCTCTTGTTCCGTGGTTCATTTTCACTAGCTTCCTTCAACGAAGCAAAATGTATGGGCCTGCGGGTGGCATTTCAGCTGTGATTGGGGCCGTTCTGATTTTGGGTCGAGAAAATTTTGGCCCACCAAAGGAGTTTGCGTTAGCAAGAATCGTCGAAACTGTTATTGGGCTCTCATGTTCTATTTTCGTAGACCTTCTCTTCAGGCCCAAAAGAGCTTCTTCATGCGCCAAATTAGAACTCTCTCAATGCCTTGCCACACTTGGTGACTCTATAGGTCTATTTTCCTTAGCTAACAAAACAGATTTGGATTTGAAAGATAATCAAAAGAGGTTGAAAATGCAAGTTAATGAGCTGAGGAAATTTGTTGGGGAAGCTGAAGCTGAGCCTAATTTTTGGTTTTTACCATTTCATAGTCCTTGCTACAATAAGCTTCTAGGGTCATTTTTAAGGTTGGTGGATATCTTGCATTTCGGAGCATACGCTTTGAAGCTCCTACAACAAGAACTGGTGGAAGTTGAAGATGGCATGGATGTGCTTCAAGATGAACTTGGACATGTCAACAAGTTGGTTTGTTCTTCAATTAAGTGTCTTGAGGAGATTTCTATGATGAAGTCGTTGACTTTTCTTGAGAAAGAGCTTGAGAAGAAGAGCAATGTTATGTCTTCTTGTGATCTTGAATCAGGGAAGTTAACATGCATGCTTTCAAGTTTAGGTGAAGCTTGGATAGGAGAAACCATTGGAGGTTTTCTTCAACGGTCAAGAGATGTTGTAGATAATTTGTACGGTGATGAAGGTGAGAGGGAGGTGAAGAGCGAAATTGTTTTGAGTCTGTGTGCTCTGGGATTCTGCTTGAGTGCATGCATGCAGGAGGCCATCGAAATTGAAGGGGCGATAAGGGAACTTGTTCATTGGGAGAATCCCTCTAGAGAGATTAATTTGTGTGATATATCATGTAAGCTTAAGGCTCTCAATAAATGA